The Nocardia sp. NBC_00508 nucleotide sequence CCGGCGCACCTCGACGTTGGGGTCGGCGAGCCAGCTGGACAGTTCGGCCGCATCGGTCCGGCGATGCCGCCAGAGCGCCTCGATCGCGGCCGACCGCACGGCGGGCTCGTCCGCGGTCACACATCCGCGCAAGGCTGCGTCGAACTCGGGTCCGGCGACAAGCACCTCGAGCAGTTCGGTCAGCAAGCCGATCGCGGCGTGCCGGACAGTCACGTCCGCGTCGGTCAACCCGGCGGCGATCAGCGGGGAGGACTCGGTCCACTCCTCGGCGGTCTCGCTGAGCACCGACAGGGCGGTACGGCGCACCTCGGGATCGCTGTCGGTGAGGAACGGGCGCAGTTCGTCGAGCCCGGGGCATTCCTCGGCCAGATCCATCAGCTCGAGCAGCCGCGCGCTCACCGCGCACCCCACGCGCCGACCAGTTCCGGCGCGGTGACGTCCGCGACACCGTCGGGCCGGATGAATCCGGGCACCGGAACGATGTACGGTGCCACCGGGCGCGTCCGGAACTGCATGTCGCCGGTTTCCCCGCGGAACAGATTGAGGTGGCAGAACCATTCGGCGTCGTCGCGTTCCGGTCGGTCGGAGCGCTGGTGGTAGAGGCCCCAGCGGCTTTCGGTGCGCCGCAGCGACGCCCGCGCGGCCATCTCCGCGCAATCCCGGATGAACGTCACCTCGGCGCAGCGCATGAGTTCGTGCGCGGTGTGGCCGCCCATCTGCGCGATATCGGCGTGCATCCGCTCGAAGGCCTCCAGTCCGAGGGTCAGATAGCTCTGCGTCTTGGGTGGCTGGAGATAGTCGTTCACGAAACGGCGCAGCTTGTACTCGACCTGTTGCTGCGGTGGTCCATCCGGATTGCTCAGCGGGCGGTAGATCAGCGCGTGTGCGGCTTCGATCTGATCCTCAGGGAGCGGCGGTCGAGCCACATCGCGGGCATACTCGCTGGCGTTCTCGCCGGCGATATCGCCATACACGAAAGCGCCGATCATGTAGTTGTGTGGCACCAGCGCCATGTCGCCCGCTGCGTACAGGCCCGGCACGGTCGTCGCGGCATGCTCGTCGACCCAGACGCCAGACGCGGAATGACCACTGCACAAGCCGATCTCGGAGATGTGCATCTCGATGTCGCGGGTGCGGTAGTCGGTGCCGCGACCGGTGTGGAACGTGCCGCGGGTCGGGCGCTCGGTGGTGTGCAGAATGCCTTCGATCTGCCGGATGGTGGCGTCCGGCAGGTGGCTGAGCTTGAGATAGATCGGTCCGCGGGCGCTGTCGAGTTCTCGCTTGACCTCCGCCATCATCTGGCCGGACCAATAGTCGCAGTCGACGAAGCGGTTTCCCTCGGCATTGACCTGGTAGCCGCCGAAGGGATTGGCGACATACGCGCAAGCCGGGCCGTTGTAATCCTTGATCAGCGGGTTGATCTGGAAGCATTCGATGCCCGACAGTTCGGCGCCCGCGTGATAGGCCATCGCGTAGCCGTCACCCGCGTTCGTCGGGTTCTCGTAGGTGCCGTAGAGATAGCCGCTGGCGGGCAGGCCGAGGCGTCCGCACGATCCGGTGGACAGGATCACCGCTCCCGCCGAGATCGTGACGAACTCGCCGGTGCGCGTATCGAATCCGACCGCACCGACAGCGCGTCCCGCTACCGTGAGCACGCGCACGGGCATCACCCGATTGCTGATCGTCACCTTCGCGCGGACGTCTCTGGCGCGCAGCGTGCGATAGAGCACCTTCTTGACGTCTCGGCCTTCCGGCATCGGCAGCACGTAGCTGCCGGAGCGGTGCACCTTGCGGACGGCATACTCGCCGTGCTCGTCCTTTTCGAACTTGACCCCGTAGCCCTCCAGCCGCTGCACCATCTCGAAACCGCGGGTCGCGGTCTGATACACGGTGCGCTGGTTGACGATTCCATCGTTGGCGACCGTGATGTCGGCGACGTAGTCCTCCGGGCTCGCCTTCCCGGGCACGACGGCGTTGTTGACGCCGTCCATGCCCATCGCCAGCGCACCGGAATGCCGGACATGGGCCTTCTCCAGCAGCAGGACGCTCGCGCCGTGCCGCGCCGCGGTGAGCGCGGCCATCGTTCCCGCGGTGCCGCCGCCGACGACGAGCACATCGCAACTCAGCTCCCTACGCTGTGCGACCGGTGGGATTTGCATGGTCATCTCGGATCAGCCCCTTCGTTCGGTTCGGCCGCACCGCGATTCGGCGTGACCGGAGTGCGGTGCAGGCGGCCGGACAGCGAGAAACGGTCACCGCGGTAGCGGACGTACTCGAGGTCGATGGGCCTGCCTGAATCGGTGTAGGTGAGGCGCTCCAGGAACAGCAGCGGCGAGCCCGGCCGCACCTCGAGCAGTCCCGCCACCGTCGGATCGGCGGCGACCGCCTCGATCGAGACGGCGGCGGAGCCGAGCGGCATTCCGAGTTCGGCTTCCAGCAGGCCGAACACGTCGCAGCCGGTCAGATCCAGCTCCAGCAGCGGCACGCCGACATCTGCGGTGAGATAGCTCGCGTCCAGCGACAGTGGTGCGCCGTCGAGGTAGCGGATCCGCTCCAGCACCACCACCGGCGTGGCCGGTTCCAGTTCCAGCCGTTCGGCGACGATCGGAGTCGCAGGCACCACATCCGCGAGCAGGACCCGGTTGACCACTCGGTCGCTACCGGTGGCGAAGGTTTCGGCGAGGCCACGGAGACGATCGAGACCCTGGACGGCCTTGTCCGCGACGACGAAGGTGCCCGCACCGGGAACCCGGTCGACGAGGCCTTCGTCGCGCAGCAGCGTCAGGGCGTCGCGCACGATATTGCGGCTGGTGTCGAAGTCCGCGGCCAACTGCGCTTCGGACGGCAACGGCCGGTTGCCATAGACGCCGCTGCGGATTCGTGCACGCAGGATGTCCCTGATCCGACGGGCAGGTGCGGTGCGCCGCGTGGTCCCGAGATCCCGGTTGCCGGTCCTGGGCGGGTGGCCCTGGTACGTCCTGGCTGTCATGGGGCAAATGCTGGAAAGAAATCGTTACGTGCGACGTTTCGCGCAATTACCGAATGGTTACGCCAGTTATCGATTTTTCCGCAACCGTTCTACCTGCGGAAATGATCGGGGCAGCGGCAGTATCACCAGTTGCGGGTGCCCTGTTCGCCGCCACCGGCGGCGCACCGCGCAAGGATTTCCGTCGGCCCCGAAGGGGGTGCATGACGGCGCCGCCGCCACGAACGGCCCGCTGTGGCGCACCGTTCGCTGTAGAACGGGGCGCCACGATAGGGCAGCAGGGTGCCGCCGGTGATCAGTAGTCCTTCGGCACGCGCGAGTCGGATGAGCTGCCGGTACCCGGTGATCAGCTGTTCGCGGTGACTTCGGGATTCGGTCGCAGCCACGGTTCGTCGAGTTCGCTGGCGCCGCTATCGTTGATCTACTGGCCGTCGCGCTGTCGCTGTCCGGCTTCGATCTCGTCCGCAAGGGCGGATCGCTCGGCCTGATGTCGAGCAAGCAGCGCGGCGCTGTATGCAGTCCATGCGGCATCTTGGGCCGCGGTCATCTGTGCTCCGGCAACTTCGGATTCGACATCCGGATGGGCGTCGAGGAACCGATGAAACAGCAGGCCCATCTCCCGGCTGTGCCTGCGGTTGAGCTCGATCCGTCGCGGGTCCATCTGTCGCTGGTCCGCACAGAGCGCCAACTGGTCGAACACGACCAAGGCTATGTTAGTGGGGTCGTCCAGCGGGTGCACCCGCAGTGTGTGATGTGGGTTCGGTTCATCGTCGAGGATCACGACAGTATCGATCCCGGCCGGTAGGTCGGCGGGCCAATCGATCTCATCGGTGGGCTGCTCGACCAAGACCCGGGCGAGCCTTCCTCGCAGGCCCGTCTGGTCGTAACGCAGCGGCGTGAGTTCCTGATTCGCGCTCATGTGATGATCGCTCGCGATTCTGGTTCTTACCCGTCAGACCTCGAATGGTCGGCAGCGACGGCGGATCATCTTCCCTTCCACCTTCAACGTATAACGCACCCGGGGGCTTGCGGCAAGACCCGGGTCGTGCCGCAGAATCGCTGGCCGAAGTCGGAAACTGCGGAGAGGGGGTAGCGAAGTGCGTGCGTTGTTGCCCCGAGACCCGCGCTCGAGCGACCGCTGTGGCAGGCACGATCCGCACCGACGGGGCCACGGTGGCCGCGAAGCTGCTGCTCGACGCGGTCAGCCGAGAAAGGACGCCGGTGTCCGCGTGAACCGCACAAGATCGTTGAGCCACGGAAAGTGAGGGGCATGTGTCAACTCGAGGGTACGAAGACGAATTGCGGTCCGAGCGTAGCTACGTTGCCGGGCTCTACACGCGACTCGACGCCGAGCGCGCGCGAGCGAAGGGACAGTACAGCGCGGCGTTGCGCGGAAACGGCGGGACACTCATGGAACGGGATGTCGAGGTACGCGCGCTGGCCGGACAGGTGAAGCGGCTGGACGTGGCGGACAATGGGCTGTGTTTCGGCCGGTTGGACACCCTTTCGGGCGAACGTTCCTACATCGGCCGGATCGGCTTGTTCGACGAGGAAAACGAGTACGAACCGCTGTTGCTCGATTGGCGGGCGCCGGCGGCGCGCGCCTTCTACGTCGCCACCGCCGCCAGCCCGGAGAACATGCGCCGCCGCCGCCAGTTCCACACCCGCGGGCGTCACGTGGTCGATTTCACCGACGAGGTCCTCGGCCGCCCCGGCGGTAGTGAGCGAGGGGACGCGGCGCTGCTCGCGGCGGTCAACGCGCCGCGCGGCGACGGGATGCGCGACATCGTGGCAACGATCCAGGCCGAACAGGACCAGATCATCCGGCTCGAACACCCAGGGGTGCTGGTGATCGAGGGCGGCCCGGGCACCGGGAAGACCGTGGTGGCCCTGCACCGCGTCGCGTACCTGCTCTACACCCAGCGGGAGCGGATGGAACGCCATGGCGTGCTCGTAGTCGGGCCCAATCCGGCGTTCCTGAACCACATCGGACGCGTTCTACCATCGCTGGGCGAGACGAACGTCGTGTTCATGACTACCGGCGACCTGATGCCCGGTCTGCGCGTCACCGCCGAGGACACCCCGGACGCCGCGCGGCTCAAGGGCTCGCTGCAGATCCTGGACGTGCTCGCGGCGGCGGTCGCCGATCGGCAGCGTCTGCCGGAGCATCCGCTGCCGATCGAACTGACCGACGTCACGGTGCGCATCGACGCCGAGACCGCGGAGTGGGCCAGGGAGGAGGCGCGCGCGAGCGGGCTGCCGCACAACGAAGCCCGCGCGGTGTTCCGTGAGATCGTCACATGGGTGCTCACCGAACGGGCGATAGCCCGGATCGGCCGGGGCTGGCTGACCCGGGCGGACCGCGAGGCATGGGAGAACCTGCGGGCGGACCTGGTCGAGGAGCTCGCGGACAACGACCAGTTCAGCGCCGCGCTCGACGAACTCTGGCCGATACTGACGCCGGAAACACTGTTGGCACAGCTCTACATGTCCTTGGAGCGGTTGCGAGCCGCGGGCGCCGACCGGGTGCTGTTGCGCGCCGATGGCGATGCCTGGACGGTGTCGGACGTGCCGCTGCTCGACGAACTGGTCGATCTGCTCGGCCGCGACAAGTCGGCCGACCGCGCGGCCGAGCGGGAACAGCAGGCCGAGGCGGAGTACGCGGCTGGCGTACTGGACATCCTCATCAGCCGCGAGGACCTGATGGACGACGAGGACCACCTGCTCGCCCAGGACATGGTGTACGCCGAGGACCTGGCGGAACGCTTCGTCGAGCGGGACACCCGTGAACTCGCCGAACGCGCCGCCGCGGACCGGGACTGGACCTACCGGCACGTCGTGGTCGACGAGGCCCAAGAACTGTCCGAAATGGACTGGCGGGTGCTGATGCGGCGCTGCCCGGGCCGATCCTTCACGGTGGTCGGCGATCTCGCCCAACGCCGGTCGGTCGCCGGAGCGACCTCGTGGGATGCGATGCTGGAGCGGTATGTGCCCGGCCGCTGGCTCTACCGGTCATTGTCGGTGAACTACCGCACCCCGGCGGAGATCATGACCGTCGCCGCCGCGCTGCTCGCCGAGTTCGCGCCCGGAGTCCAGCCACCGGAGTCGGTCCGCGCGTGCGGCGTCCAGCCCTGGTCCAGGCGAGTTGCCGAGGACGAACTGTCCGCTGCCATCGAGGAATTCGAACGCGACGAAGCCGGTCGCGAAGGCACCAGCGTGGTGATCGGGCCGCCGGGTGTGCCAGGCGTGGTGGCGCCGTCGGAGACGAAGGGCCTGGAGTACGACGCCGTCCTGGTGGTCGAGCCGGAACGGATCCTCGCCGACGGCCCACGCGGCGCGGCCGAGCTCTACGTGGCCCTCACTCGCGCCACCCAGCGCCTCGGCGTCCTACACCAGGGCCCATTGCCACACGCTTTGACCGGCCTCGCCGAAAACGGGACACCCGCCCAAGCCGGGAAACAACGGTTGGCGTAACGAGCTCGACCGGGAGTTCGGTACATCTCCTGGGCCACGATGTCCCAGAACGGGGTGGTTTCACCGTCGAGGGATTGCTGTCGCTGGAGCCGTGCGTTCCTCGTACCCGCAGGATGTTCCTGATCCGGCGAGGCAGCGCCGTGCGCCGGGTGGTGCCCCGTTGCCGGGATAGCAGTTTCACCGGTTGCCTGCGCCAGGTTCGCCGCCACCGGCGGCGCACTGGGCCAAGATTTCCGCCGGTCCCGACGGGGGCGCCTGGCGACGCCAGATCGCGCGGAACTTTCTCGTGAGCACAACCGAGTTCGCCACGGGCACCTCCGCGAGGGTTCCGCTGGCCAGGTCGGGCGCCGCGATCAATCGGCTCAGCACCGCGGGCGCGACACCCGACCGCGCCGACGCGACGATCGCCGCCGCCGAGCCCAGCTCGGCGGCGGGGGGAGCAGGCTGGCATTCCGCACCAAGGATCTCCCACACCGTGTCGCGGGTTCCCGAGCCCGGCTCGCGCCACAGCAGCGGGGTGATGGCGAGTTCGCGCAACGTCACCGGACGGCGGCGACGCGCCCACGGATGGTCCGGCGCGACCACGACGACGAGTTCGTCTGCTCCGAGCACCCGACTGCCGAGGCCGGGTGGCGGGTGCGGACCCTCCACGAACCCGATGTCCGCCTCGGCATTCCGGACCAGCTCGGCGACATGCCGGGTGTTGTCCACTTCGAGGGATACGGCCACGTCCGGACACGATGCGCGCAAGGCGGTGAGCCACTGCGGAATTCGGTGGTCGGCAATGGTTTTCGACGCGGCGATCCGCAGGTGCGGCACCTGCGCGGCGTGCAGGGCGGCCACCCCGGCGCCAAAGGCGCGCGCGGCCTCCAGCACCCCGCGTGCATGCCCTACGACGACGCGTCCCGCGTCGGTGAGCGCCGAGCCGGTCGGACCGCGATCCAGCAACCGTAGCCGCAGCCGCCGCTCCAGGGCGCTGATCCGCATACTCGCCGCGGGCTGGCTGATGCCGTGCCTGCGCGCGGCCGCGCCGAGACTGCCCAGCTCCGCGACGGAGACGAGCAGATCGAGCACCTCCAGATCAGGTGTCCCGGGCGGCAGCGTCATGAGCAGATTATGCGCACCCGACGATTCCGCGGCATCGGCCACCCCATCAGCGCGGCTTATGAGGTCCTGCGCTCTCGATGGCTACCGGAACACTTCGCCGGTCACGATTGTCTAGAAGATGACATCTCTTCGCCGGCATGGTCCCGGTGTTCTCGTCGCGGCGGTGCTCGCCACCGTGGCGATCCTCCTGGGCACCGTGCTGCCCGTCATCGGCGGGCCCGTGCTCGCATTGCTCGGTGGCGCGATGTTCGGCGTGTTCACTCACCGAACCCACGACGAGCGTTTCGCTTCCGGGCTGGCGATGACCCAGCAGCATCTGCTGGGCGCGGCCATTGTCGTGCTCGGGCTCGGCCTGCCCGTCGCGGCGGTGGTCAGCGTGGGCCGTCGCACGGCGATCGTGCTGATCGGCACCCTGCTCGTCGGCGCGCTCGCCGCGCTCGTCGTCGGTCGCTTGCTCGCCCTCGACCGGGAATCGGCCATCCTGGTGGCGGTGGGCACCACTATCTGCGGAGCTTCCGCGATCGCCGCTGCCACGGCGGTCATCAAACCCGACCGAGATCGCGTCGCCTACGCTCTCGGCACCATCTTCGTCTTCAATGTCGTTGCCGTCCTTGTTTATCCACCCCTCGGCCACCTGTTCGGCCTGTCCCAGGAGGCATTCGGCCTCTGGGCGGGTACCGCGATCAACGACACGTCCTCGGTGCTCGCAGCAGGCGTGACCTTCGGTTCCGCCGCGGCGCATTTCGCCGTCATCGTCAAGCTGGTGCGCAGCCTGGCGATCGTCCCGATGTGCGTCGGGCTGCATCTCGGGATGCGGCGCAACACCGGCACCACGAGCACACCGCTGTGGCGCACCGTTCCGCCCTTCGTCGTGCTGTTCCTCGCCGCTTCCGGCATCGCGGGCGCGGGCGTCGTCCCGCCCTCGTGGACCACCCCCCTCGGCCACGTCAGCGCTTGGCTGATCGCCGCGGTCCTCGCCGCCATAGGAACCACGTTGACCTGGCAGCGACTGCGCAGTGCCGGATACCGCCCGCTGCTGTTCGGTGGCATCCTCGCCATCGCCCTCGGTTCTTCCAGTCTCGCACTGCAATTCGCAACCGGCTGGCGGTGACCGGGACCACGCCGAGCCGTTTCGCCACGGGCGACAACACGTCGGCGACGTCTCCAATAGCCCGCTCGCAGAGTTGTGGACATCTTGCGGTGCAGGGTTCCCACCGGGAACTCTCTGGTTACCGGCGCCACCGGAAACACCGGCCGCCACGCGGTGATAGAGCTGGTGCGCCGAGGAGAGCGCGTTCGGGCGCTGACGCGGAATCCTGCTGCGGCTGCGAATGCGTTCTCGCCGGAGGAGTGTCTGGCGGGCACGCATATCGCGCCGAGACGCTGGACGCGGCACTCGAAGGAGTCAGCCGACTGCGTATCACCGACACGGCGGGGCTCGCCGAAATCGGTCCAGAGTTGATGCGGCGGGCAGTCGACGCGGGTGTGCGGCGTATCACCGGGGTGGTGGGGTCGGGCCGGTTCGGAGTCGTTGACGCCGCGGGAACGGATCGCGATCCACGAGAACCTGAAGACGTTGTTCGGGAGGAACTCGTTCCCGCCGCGTGACGAAGCCCCTGGCGTTCGATCAGCCAGGGGCTTCGTCGTGCCGAATCCTGTTCAGGCCTTGACCAATTCGGCGGTGATAGGCACGGAAGATCCGCCGTCGGCGCCGTAACTCACGCTATTTGGGTGGTGTGACCGGTTGTGCGGGGTCTTTGCAGTAGGGGAGGTCGGGTGGGCAGGGTGCGAGGATGGTGGAGAAGTACTGGATGGCGGAGAACAGGGTGATGGGTCCGCCGGCCACGACGAGCCCGATCATGGAGCCGACTGCGCCGAGGGTGGCTGCGCCGAGGACGCAGCCGGCGATGGTGGCGCCGACGAAGGGCACGAGCAGGACGATGAGGGGGCTGGTGATCGCGGCGCCTGCTGCGGCGCCGACGAGGCAGCCGGCGCCGGCGCCGAGGACGGCGCCCAGGACGGCGCTGACGGCGGCGGCGATGGCGGCGCGTTGGGCGAAGACGCCGAGGGCTTGGCCGTCGCGGGGTGTGAAGGATTCGGCGACTTGTGTGGCGGCTTGGTCTGTGGTGATGATCTCGTTCGGGGTGACGGCCTGTGTCGGACGACCGTCGGTCTTGGATGGGGTGAGTGTGGCTGTGGTGCCATCGATTTGGGCGTTGACCGGGTAGGCGATGTTGTCGATGCGGTAGGTGAGTGGGATGGCGGCGACGGGTTGGTCGGTGGTGTCGGTGAGGACGAGTTGATCGTCGACGAGTTTCAGTTTTCCATCGCTGGTGGTCAGTACGGCGGAATCGCCGCGGCGGCTGACTTCGTAGTGCACGGCGGCCTGGTCGTCGGGGGGTTGCGGGGTGGCGTGGGCTGTGGCGGTGGTGATTGCGATGGCTGTCGCGGCGAGCGCGGCGGCGGCGGCGGTGGTGGTTTTCCTCATCTTCTGGTTCCTTGAATTCATCGGTGGGATCGGTGCAGACCGGTGGTCGGGTGCACGGTGGTTGAGGTCAGGTCATCTATCAGTTGTCCGGCTCGGGGCCAGGGTCCGTAACCGGCGGCGGGATCGAGGTGTCCGACCGGGCCGAGGTCGAGCAGGCGACTGCCCCAGGCTTCGGCCATGCCTGCCACGCGGCGGCGGGTGGCGAAGGGGTCGTTGGTGCTGGCGGCCAGGATGGTTGGGAATGGCAGCCGGCGCCGTGGGATGGGGTTCCAGCCGTGGTCGGTGAGCTGGGAAGTGGTGGGGTAGCCGTCGGCGAGTGGTGTTTCGAAGTCCGGTGGTGTGACCAGAAGGGCTGCGCGGATGTCTCGGGTGGGGTGCTGGGCCCAGTGGACGACGGTGAGCACCCCGGCGCTGTGAGCGACCAGGACGACCTCGTCGGTGATCTCCGACAGGGTGGTGTCGAGTGCCGCAACCCAGGCGTGGCGGTCCATGCGCGCCGAGCCGGGTGGTGGGGGCACGGTGCGGGCGTTGGGCTGCGTTGCGGCGAGCTGGGTGTGCCAGTGATCGTCGGTGTGCTCGCCGAGGCCCGCGACGATGACGATGACCGGTGCGGTGGCGTGGTTCATGGTGATGCTCCAGGATGACGCGGCCAGGGGTCCCTGCCGCGGGGGTCAGATGACTGCTCCTCCGTTGGGGCTGATGATCTGGCCGACGAGGTAGTGGTTGTCGCCGGCGAGGTAGACCGCCAGGGAGGCGTACTCCTCGGGCGTGCCGAGCCTGCCGAGCGGTATCTGCTGGTAGAGGCTGTTTTTCTGCTCGGGGGTGGCCTTGTCGAGGTAGGCCTGGAACGGCGGGGTCAGGACAGCGCCGCAGGCGATCGCATTGACGAGGATGTTTGCTCCGGCGACGTCGAGCGCGACGGTTTTGGTCAGGCTGGCGACGGCGGCCTTGGCGGCGGAGTAGCCGGGGCTGTGCGCGCTGGCCGCCGAGATGCCGGCGACGGAGGCGATGTTGATGATGCGCCCGTAGCGCTGTGATTCCATGTAGCGCAGGGCAGCGCGGGTGCAGTAGAACACGCCGTGGACGTTGACGTCCCACCATTTGAGCCAGTCCTCGTCAGTGAGGCTGGTGGTGATGCCCAGCGACCGGCGCTCGATGGGTGTGGTCAGGTAGGCGTAGTGCAGATTGCGGCGTGTCTCCTCGGCCGGTGCCGTTGGCACGATCGCGGCATTGTTGACCAGGATGTGGATGGCGCCGAAACGGTCGGCGGCGTCGGCGAACATCTGGTCGACCCCGGGCCGGTCGGAGACGTCGACGGGTACCGCCATGCATTCGCGACCCAGTGCGTGGATCTGATCGGTGAGGTCGGTCAGTGTGTCGGTCTGGATGTCGCAGGCGACGATGTCGGCGCTTGCTTGTGCCATCGACAGTGCGATGGCCTTGCCCAGTCCCTGGCCGGCGCCGGTGACGACGGCGCTCTTCCCGGACAGTGTCATGATGATCTCCTGATGTTTCCGCTATCCCGTGCGGAGGCCAATAGTGTTGTCGCGCAGTGAGTTTCAGCTGTGAGTGCGGAGTTCACGTTTGAGGATCTTGCCTGTGGCGGTCATCGGGAGGGTCCGGACGAATTCGATGTGGCGGGGGTACTTGTAGGCGGCCATGTGCTGCTCGGCCCAGGCGATGAGCGCGTCCTCGGTCGGTGGGGTTCCATGGGCCGGGATGATGAATGCCTTGATTTCCTCGCCGTGGCTGTCGTGCGGGACGCCGATGACGGCGGCAAGCGACACCGCCTCGTGGGTCATGAGGATTTCTTCGACTTCACGCGGATAGACATTGAGACCACCGCGCACGATCATGTCCTTGGCGCGGTCGACGATGTAGTAGTAGCCGTCGGTGTCGCGCCGCGCCAGATCGCCGGTGCGGAACCAGCCGTCGCGGATGACCTCGGTGGTGGCGTCGGGCCTGTTGTAGTAGCCCTTCATGATGTTGTGGCCGCGGATGGCGATCTCGCCAACGGCATCGTCGCCGGTGACGGTGTTCCACTCGTCGTCGATCAGGCGAACCTCCACTCCCCAGACCGGTCGTCCGATCGACCCCGGGCGTGGCTCGTCATCGAGGTCGGCGAAGGTGGCCAACGGCGAGGTTTCCGACAGCCCGTAGCCTTCGGCGATGTCGACGCCGAACCTCTGCCGGAAGCGGCTGAGGATCTCGACGGGCAGGGCAGCGCCGCCGGAGACGGCCAGTCGCAGATGGTCGTTGATGTGTCGGGGGTCGACGGTGTCGTCCAGGGCGCCGAGCAGCCCCCAGTACATTGTCGGCACGCCGGCGAAGAAGGTGATCTGTTCGGCGGGCATCAGCGTCAGCGCGGTGGCGGCGTCGAATCGGGGTTGCAGGACCAGAGTCGCGGCGACGGAGAACCCGGCATTCATGTTCACCGTCTGCGCGAAGGAATGGAACAGCGGCAGCACCACCAGATGCCGGTCGTGTCGGGCAGGATCGTTGTCGAACTGCCGATTAGCGGCGAGCGTGTTGAGCAGCATGTTTGCCTGGGTCAGCTCGGCGCCCTTGGGTTTGCCGGTGGTGCCGGAGGTGTAGAGGATCACCGCGGTATCGCCCGCTTCGCGGCGGCGGGTGGCGAACTCGGTGGACTGCGCCTGCACGGCGGTGGCGAACTCACCGATCAGATCGCGGGACTTCGGGGCGGGTGAGTCGATGACGAACAAGTGGCGGCAATTCGGTGCGCGGTCGAAACCCGCGCGACCGTAGTCACCGATCGGAAGTTCCGGGGTGCCCTGGTAGCAGAAATAAGCTACGGCATCGGAATCGTCCAGGTGGTAGGCGATTTCGCGGTCCTTGAGCAGAATGTTGAGCGGGACCACGACAGCGCCGGATTTGAGGATGCCGTAGTAGATGATCGGGAACCACGCCAGATTCGGGCACGACAGCGCGACTTTGTCGCCCGGTTCGACGCCGTGCGCGACGAGCAGGTTGGCAATTTGGTTGGCTGCGGCGTCGACCTGTGCGTAGGTCAATCTCTCATCTCCCGCGACGACGGCGTCGCGGTCCGGGTTGCGGCGGGCTGTATCTTCCAGCAGCACAGACAAATTGAGCATGAAGGTACCTCACGAGGGTGTGGACGATGCCGGGGTGCGGCGGTCGGGCCGGCGAGTGACGATGAGGTCAGACAGCCGGTGGCCGGGCGTCGAGACCGGCCAGGCGGCGTAGTCCGGCAGGGTAGGCGCGTCGCCCGAGAACCAGGGCGATGATCGCGCCGAGGTAGGTCAGCGGCACCAATTGCAAGGCACCGGCTAACCCGTAGCGGTCGGGAAAGGAAGCCGACGACGAACGGGCCGAGTGCGAGCCCCAAGATGTTGTTGGCCAAGGCAACCGTTGCGAACGCGGTGGCACGCAAGCTGGCATGGGTGAGGCTGGCCACCGTCGAGGACGTGGCACCGGCCGAGCCGGCGGCGGTCAGCGCCCCCAACGCCAGGATGATCAATTGAACAGGACCGGTGCCGAGACTGAATGCGACGGTCAGCAAGATCAGCGAGATCGTGCAGTAGACCACCGCGCTGCTCCACTGGCGCACCGGATCGGTGCGACCGATCCGGTCGGTGATGATGCCGCACACGATCATTCCGGTGCCGACCAGCAGCACGTATACCGAAGCCGCGAGGCCGGCGCGGTCTGGGGGCATCGAATAGGAACGGCTGAAGAAGCTGGGCAGCCAGGCCGTCAGCACCGCCGCGAC carries:
- a CDS encoding GntR family transcriptional regulator — protein: MTARTYQGHPPRTGNRDLGTTRRTAPARRIRDILRARIRSGVYGNRPLPSEAQLAADFDTSRNIVRDALTLLRDEGLVDRVPGAGTFVVADKAVQGLDRLRGLAETFATGSDRVVNRVLLADVVPATPIVAERLELEPATPVVVLERIRYLDGAPLSLDASYLTADVGVPLLELDLTGCDVFGLLEAELGMPLGSAAVSIEAVAADPTVAGLLEVRPGSPLLFLERLTYTDSGRPIDLEYVRYRGDRFSLSGRLHRTPVTPNRGAAEPNEGADPR
- a CDS encoding DUF7161 family protein; translated protein: MSANQELTPLRYDQTGLRGRLARVLVEQPTDEIDWPADLPAGIDTVVILDDEPNPHHTLRVHPLDDPTNIALVVFDQLALCADQRQMDPRRIELNRRHSREMGLLFHRFLDAHPDVESEVAGAQMTAAQDAAWTAYSAALLARHQAERSALADEIEAGQRQRDGQ
- the helR gene encoding RNA polymerase recycling motor ATPase HelR, giving the protein MSTRGYEDELRSERSYVAGLYTRLDAERARAKGQYSAALRGNGGTLMERDVEVRALAGQVKRLDVADNGLCFGRLDTLSGERSYIGRIGLFDEENEYEPLLLDWRAPAARAFYVATAASPENMRRRRQFHTRGRHVVDFTDEVLGRPGGSERGDAALLAAVNAPRGDGMRDIVATIQAEQDQIIRLEHPGVLVIEGGPGTGKTVVALHRVAYLLYTQRERMERHGVLVVGPNPAFLNHIGRVLPSLGETNVVFMTTGDLMPGLRVTAEDTPDAARLKGSLQILDVLAAAVADRQRLPEHPLPIELTDVTVRIDAETAEWAREEARASGLPHNEARAVFREIVTWVLTERAIARIGRGWLTRADREAWENLRADLVEELADNDQFSAALDELWPILTPETLLAQLYMSLERLRAAGADRVLLRADGDAWTVSDVPLLDELVDLLGRDKSADRAAEREQQAEAEYAAGVLDILISREDLMDDEDHLLAQDMVYAEDLAERFVERDTRELAERAAADRDWTYRHVVVDEAQELSEMDWRVLMRRCPGRSFTVVGDLAQRRSVAGATSWDAMLERYVPGRWLYRSLSVNYRTPAEIMTVAAALLAEFAPGVQPPESVRACGVQPWSRRVAEDELSAAIEEFERDEAGREGTSVVIGPPGVPGVVAPSETKGLEYDAVLVVEPERILADGPRGAAELYVALTRATQRLGVLHQGPLPHALTGLAENGTPAQAGKQRLA
- a CDS encoding LysR substrate-binding domain-containing protein → MTLPPGTPDLEVLDLLVSVAELGSLGAAARRHGISQPAASMRISALERRLRLRLLDRGPTGSALTDAGRVVVGHARGVLEAARAFGAGVAALHAAQVPHLRIAASKTIADHRIPQWLTALRASCPDVAVSLEVDNTRHVAELVRNAEADIGFVEGPHPPPGLGSRVLGADELVVVVAPDHPWARRRRPVTLRELAITPLLWREPGSGTRDTVWEILGAECQPAPPAAELGSAAAIVASARSGVAPAVLSRLIAAPDLASGTLAEVPVANSVVLTRKFRAIWRRQAPPSGPAEILAQCAAGGGEPGAGNR
- a CDS encoding YeiH family protein; this translates as MTSLRRHGPGVLVAAVLATVAILLGTVLPVIGGPVLALLGGAMFGVFTHRTHDERFASGLAMTQQHLLGAAIVVLGLGLPVAAVVSVGRRTAIVLIGTLLVGALAALVVGRLLALDRESAILVAVGTTICGASAIAAATAVIKPDRDRVAYALGTIFVFNVVAVLVYPPLGHLFGLSQEAFGLWAGTAINDTSSVLAAGVTFGSAAAHFAVIVKLVRSLAIVPMCVGLHLGMRRNTGTTSTPLWRTVPPFVVLFLAASGIAGAGVVPPSWTTPLGHVSAWLIAAVLAAIGTTLTWQRLRSAGYRPLLFGGILAIALGSSSLALQFATGWR
- a CDS encoding RBBP9/YdeN family alpha/beta hydrolase gives rise to the protein MNHATAPVIVIVAGLGEHTDDHWHTQLAATQPNARTVPPPPGSARMDRHAWVAALDTTLSEITDEVVLVAHSAGVLTVVHWAQHPTRDIRAALLVTPPDFETPLADGYPTTSQLTDHGWNPIPRRRLPFPTILAASTNDPFATRRRVAGMAEAWGSRLLDLGPVGHLDPAAGYGPWPRAGQLIDDLTSTTVHPTTGLHRSHR